Sequence from the Streptomyces mobaraensis NBRC 13819 = DSM 40847 genome:
ACGAGAAGGACTACATCGCCACCCGCGTCGCCTACCTGCTGGACCTCGGCGGCCCCGCCGTCACCGTCACCTCCGCGTGCAGCAGCGCCCTCGTCGCCGTCGCCCAGGCCGCCCAGTCCATCGTCTCCGGCCAGTGCGACATGGCCGTCGCCGGCGCCTCCGCCCTCACTTTCCCCAACTTCGGCTACCGCTACGAGGAGGGGCTGGTGGGCAGCGCGGACGGCCGCGTCCGCCCGTTCGACGCCGACGCGAGCGGCACCCTCTTCGGCGACGCCGTCGGAGCCGTCGTCCTCAAGCGCCTCGACGACGCCCTCGCCGACGGGGACCACGTCTGGGCCGTCCTGACCGGCTTCGGCGTCTCCAACGACGGCCGGATGAAGGCCGGTTACACCGCGCCCAGCGCACGGGCGCAGACCCAGTGCGTCTCCGACGCCCTCACCATGGCCGGGATCGACTCCGGACGCCTCTCCTACGTCGAATGTCACGCCACCGCCACCCACGTGGGCGACGCCATCGAACTCAAGGGCCTCCACGACGCGTTCGAACGCCACCGGGACGACGAGCGGCCGCCGCGCACCGGCGGCTGCGCCCTCGGCAGTGTCAAGGGCAACATCGGGCACGCCAACTGCGCCGCCGGCATCACCGGCCTCATCAAGACCGTGCTCTGCCTGCACCACCGGGAACTCGTGCCCACCGTCCACCACGACACGCTCAACCCCAAACTGGTCGACTTGGTGGACTGCGACGGCTCGCCGTTCACCGTCCGGCGCACCCACGGGCCGTGGACCGTCGCCGACCCGGACACCCAGCTCCCGCGCCGCGCCGGGGTGTCCAGCTTCGGCATCGGCGGCACCAACGCCCACGTCATCCTGGAGGAGGCGCCGCGGCCCGCGCCGGACGAGGAGCCGGAGCCCGCCGCGCCCGGCACCCCGCACCTGCTGACGGTCTCGGCCCGGAGCGCGTCCGCCCTCCGGCGCAACGCGGACGCCCTGGCCCGGCACGTCGAGGGGCTGCCCGACGGGGAACTCGCCCCCGCCGTCCGCGCCCTGCACCTGACCCGGGAGTCCCACCCGCTCCGCGCGACCGCCGTGATCACCGAGGGCGCTGCCGACGGGCTCCGCCGGCTGTCCGCCGAACCGCCCGCCACCGCCCGCCGGGGCCGCGCCGCCACCGTGGCGTTCTGCTTCTCCGGACAGGGCTCGCAGACCGCCGGCATGGCCCGCGGCCTGTACCGGGGGCACGCGGACGGCGGCCGGTTCCGCCGCCACTTCGACGCGGCCTGCGCGAGCCTGGCCCGGCACCTGCCCGAGGACCCGGCCGCCCTCGTCCTCGGCGCCGACGACACCTCCGTGACCCGGCCGGTCACCACCCAGTGCGGGCTGTTCGCCGTGGAGTACGCCCTCGCCACCACGCTGACGGAACTCGGCGTCCGGCCCGTGGCCGTCGCCGGCCACAGCATCGGCGAGTACGCGGCGGCGGCGCTGACCGGGCTCCTCACACTGGACGAGGCGGCGGAACTCGTGGCCGTCCGCGCCAGGGCGACCGAGGAACTGCTGCCCGGCGAACCCGGCGGCATGCTCGGCGTCGTCGGCGACGAGGAACGGCTCGCCCGCTGGCTGGAGGGCCGCACCGGCCTCTGGCCGGCCGCCGAGAACGCGCCCGGCCGCGTGGTGCTGTCCGGCACGCCGGACGCCCTGCGCCAAGCGCGTGAGGAACTGCCCGCCCTCGGCCTCACCTGCCGCCCGCTCCCCGTCTCCCACCCCTTCCACAGCCCGCTCATGGCCCCGGTCGCCGCCCGGCTCGACGCCGCCGCGGCCGGCCTCCCGGCCCGGGTCCCGGCCGTGCCGACGGCGAGCAACCTCACCGGCACCTGGCTCGACGCGGGCCACCGGCCCGACACCTACTGGGGCGCCCACCTCACCTCCACGGTCCGGTGGCGGGACGCCGTCGGCACGCTGCTCCGCTGGGAGCCGGACCTCGTCCTGGAGATCGGCCCGGGCCGCGTCCTGACCACCCTCACCCACAAGTGCCTGGACGCCCGTGCCGAGCCGGGCCCGGTGCCGCTCGCCACCATGCCGTACGCCGCCGACCCCGGCCGGGACGACGGCACGGCCTTCCTCGAGGCGCTCGGCGACCTCTGGCGGCACGGCGCCGACGTCGACCTCGCCGCCCTCCACGAGGGCGAACGCCCCCGGCACCGCGTCCTGCCCGCCTACGGCTTCGACCGCGTCAGCCACTGGACGGACCCCGACGCCTCGCCGTACGTCGACGGCACCCCCGAGCCGGAGCCCGCCCAGGACGGCCCGCTGGTGCGCTTCGCCGCCAAGCCGGACGCGCGGCTGCGGCTGTACTGCCTGCCGTACGCGGGCGGCGGCGCCGACGCGTTCCGCTCCTGGGCGTGTACCGCGCCCCCGTGGCTGGACGTCGTCGCCGTCGAACTCCCGGGCCGCGCGGGCGACACGGCACAGCCGCTGCCGGACGACGCCTTCCTGGCCCGGCTCGCCGACGCCGTCCGCGCGGACGCCGGCCCGGCCCCGGTCGCCTTCTGCGGCCTGAGCCTCGGCGCGTCGCTCGTCGTCGACCTGCTCGGCGGCCCGCTCGCCGACTGGGCCCGCGACGGCCGCGTCACCGCCGTCTCCGTGGTCGGCCGCGCCCCGCTCGCGCCGGACGCCCCGGCGGACGCCGCACCGCCGGAGAGCTACCTGATGGCCCCCGACGAACTGCGGGACGACCCCCGGTGGCGCCGTGAGGTGCTGCCGCTCCTCCAGGCGGACCTCGCCCTCGACGCCCGCGCCGAACGCCGCGCCGCCGGGCGGCGGGAGACCGGGGGAGCGCCGCTCGACTGCCCGCTCCAGGTACAGGCCGGCACCGACGACCCGTCCTTCCCCGCCGCGGCGGCGGTCGGCTGGGCCGCGTACACCACCAGTCCGATCGTCGAGACGCAACTCCACGAGGGCGCCCACGACTTCATGCTCCGGCACCGAGCGGACGTCCTCACCCGACTCACCGCCTTCCTCGACCGCCTCCTCCCCCACGACACCCCGGGCACGAGCCGGCTGCACGAGGTCCGCTGGGTGCCGCTCCCACGGCCGGCGCCCACCGGGGCGGCCCTCGCCGCCCCCGGGCCGGCGCCCGAGGCCGCCGTCGGCGGCATGGCTCCGGCCGTGCCGTCCGCTCGCTCGGCGCGGGACGGACAGTCCCCGCGCACCGGCCTCGCCGAGGGCGGGTCCGCCGAAGGCGGCCCGGCCGGGCTCCCGGTGGACGCCGTCGGGGCCGCGCGCACCGAACTCGACGCGGGCTGGGCCGCCGAAGCGGTGCGGCCAGGGGGCTCCTCCCCGGCGGGAGTGGCGGCCCAGACCGCCGCAGACCGTCCGGCCGGGCCGCCCCGGCCGCCCCGGCCCCCCGTGGAGCCCGGCGCGATCCCGTGGACCGTGCTCGACGCCGACGGGCCCGCCGCCGCGGCGCGGTTCCTGCGGGCCGCGCTCGTCGGGGCGGAGGCCGAGGCCGCCCTCGTCTGCCGGGCCGGGGAAGAGGACGACGCCGCCCGGCACTGCGCCGAGCTCCGGGACGTGCTCCTCTCCCTCGCGGACGCCGGGGCGCGCGGGCGGCTGACGGTCGTCCTGCCCGCGCGGGCCGCCTCCGGCCTGGCGGCGGGGATGACCCGGGCGTTCGCCCTGGAGGAGCCCGGGCTCGCGGTGCGCCGGATCCACGTCCACGCGTGGCCCGACGACACGTCGTCGTGGCCGGACGGGCTGCTCCGGCGGGCGCGGGCGCACCTCGAGGAGACCGACCTGCTCCACCGGCGCGGCCATCTGCTCGGCCGGCGGCTCGTCCCCCTCGACCTGCCGGAGCTGCCTCCCGGCACCCTGGGCGCCGCCGACGGGAGCTACCTCCTCACCGGCGGCACCGGCGGCCTCGGGAGGGCCGTCGCCGACTGGCTGATCCACCACCAGCGGGTCGCCCCGGAGCGGGTGGTCGTCACCGGGCGGACGGACCCCGGCGACCTCCGTCCGGGTGTCCGGTTCCTGGCGGCGGACCTCGCCCGGCCGTTCGACGCGGCGGCGCTCGCCGCCCGTACCGGGCCGCTCGCGGGCGTCCTGCACCTCGCCGGCGCCCTCGACGACGGGATCCTGCGCAACCTGGACCCCTCCCGCTTCCCGGCCGTGCTCGCGCCCAAGCTCGCCCTGGCCCCGCTGACCGAACTCGCCCGGCACGCCGGCGCGCCCTGGATCGTCGCCTTCTCCTCCACCAGCGGCCTGCTGGGCGCCCCCGGCCAGGCCA
This genomic interval carries:
- a CDS encoding type I polyketide synthase, whose product is MLRSTERPGPAPAVEPFVLARREDVALRLFVFPHAGGGPQTFRTWPAGLPDDVETVSYTLPGRGRRQDEPPYQDWPSLVADLVRWVELHDDGAPFALFGHSFGALLAFDVCRELIRADGRRPSALLLSAHRAPHLPPDTVKHSLPEDVFTGHVRDWGLVPEDLLADEEVLRLLLPPLRADLRLDETYPCRTGDGTGVRLDVPCAVYGGTADPTVDAAELHAWRAHFTDDTPFDVELLPGGHFYLRDSEAALLAGVTRRLDRVRAAAGPSVALTPRAYPAPDRSLWARFRDRAAEHPDAPALIDGDRRWTYGRLADDTAAFAADLTALGVAKGDVVGLFLPHSAEYCLALLGCFGLGAPACLLEKNWPASLLARFLDSARVRTVVTTPELAGLLPPAYRAPERLLVLDGERRPGGRCPDDRCPDDRCPDGRCPGGRCPDDRCPDDRCPDGRCPGGRCPDAVAPPALPDVAPSDTALISMTSGTSGTPKAVLNSHLGCLYCFDARQELYPYEETSRDGLNVFFAWECLRPLLHGRPAVIVPDDHIVDPVRLVDTLRRQRITRIVVPPSLFESVLDHPTTGPRLAAELAHMEIVFLMGEVVPARVVEKAVALLPPHVRLVNAYSTWESLDVSYADLLPRPPAAGTARTPAFAPVGRLLDGTAAVLLDDRGEPVPRGGVGELLVAGPGVADGYLDDPAKTAERFVPCPPALAGTSFTEATFYRTGDRARFLPDGGLEVLGRAGDVVKLRGFKVSLRAVESVLEDQPDVSRVIVRPVPDERTGQPAALVAYVLGERGRPSDTVLARTRRKAARDLPEYARPRHVLALDALPLSGGGSRKLDLAALPAPPGEPGSATAGEALTTTEQRVARAWSEVLGVRSAGPDDDFFALGGDSLAAARLSGLLAERYGVSLPVVDVFQYPVLRDLAAHCAGGRREREPAPEPRRRTPRPPTTRLAIVGMAGRFPGAPDLDAFWDNLRHGTDSLTTFTPEYLRRKGVPEDVVTHPRWVPAAQLVDDADKFDAEFWGIGRREAVTMDPQHRVFVETAWHALEQAGYARRNNPYRRRTGVFAACGIDGYLVHHLKGGGLTQPLDPAGLFLTEIGNEKDYIATRVAYLLDLGGPAVTVTSACSSALVAVAQAAQSIVSGQCDMAVAGASALTFPNFGYRYEEGLVGSADGRVRPFDADASGTLFGDAVGAVVLKRLDDALADGDHVWAVLTGFGVSNDGRMKAGYTAPSARAQTQCVSDALTMAGIDSGRLSYVECHATATHVGDAIELKGLHDAFERHRDDERPPRTGGCALGSVKGNIGHANCAAGITGLIKTVLCLHHRELVPTVHHDTLNPKLVDLVDCDGSPFTVRRTHGPWTVADPDTQLPRRAGVSSFGIGGTNAHVILEEAPRPAPDEEPEPAAPGTPHLLTVSARSASALRRNADALARHVEGLPDGELAPAVRALHLTRESHPLRATAVITEGAADGLRRLSAEPPATARRGRAATVAFCFSGQGSQTAGMARGLYRGHADGGRFRRHFDAACASLARHLPEDPAALVLGADDTSVTRPVTTQCGLFAVEYALATTLTELGVRPVAVAGHSIGEYAAAALTGLLTLDEAAELVAVRARATEELLPGEPGGMLGVVGDEERLARWLEGRTGLWPAAENAPGRVVLSGTPDALRQAREELPALGLTCRPLPVSHPFHSPLMAPVAARLDAAAAGLPARVPAVPTASNLTGTWLDAGHRPDTYWGAHLTSTVRWRDAVGTLLRWEPDLVLEIGPGRVLTTLTHKCLDARAEPGPVPLATMPYAADPGRDDGTAFLEALGDLWRHGADVDLAALHEGERPRHRVLPAYGFDRVSHWTDPDASPYVDGTPEPEPAQDGPLVRFAAKPDARLRLYCLPYAGGGADAFRSWACTAPPWLDVVAVELPGRAGDTAQPLPDDAFLARLADAVRADAGPAPVAFCGLSLGASLVVDLLGGPLADWARDGRVTAVSVVGRAPLAPDAPADAAPPESYLMAPDELRDDPRWRREVLPLLQADLALDARAERRAAGRRETGGAPLDCPLQVQAGTDDPSFPAAAAVGWAAYTTSPIVETQLHEGAHDFMLRHRADVLTRLTAFLDRLLPHDTPGTSRLHEVRWVPLPRPAPTGAALAAPGPAPEAAVGGMAPAVPSARSARDGQSPRTGLAEGGSAEGGPAGLPVDAVGAARTELDAGWAAEAVRPGGSSPAGVAAQTAADRPAGPPRPPRPPVEPGAIPWTVLDADGPAAAARFLRAALVGAEAEAALVCRAGEEDDAARHCAELRDVLLSLADAGARGRLTVVLPARAASGLAAGMTRAFALEEPGLAVRRIHVHAWPDDTSSWPDGLLRRARAHLEETDLLHRRGHLLGRRLVPLDLPELPPGTLGAADGSYLLTGGTGGLGRAVADWLIHHQRVAPERVVVTGRTDPGDLRPGVRFLAADLARPFDAAALAARTGPLAGVLHLAGALDDGILRNLDPSRFPAVLAPKLALAPLTELARHAGAPWIVAFSSTSGLLGAPGQANYAAANAWMDAHATWRTPGGGPAVVSVGWGTWGDTGMAARDAKALEGARAAAETPLSTGTGLALLGKAVAALLSGDTGPRHLAACEVDWARSPWAGTPLVRGLLPTEPPEPAAPDPARPSDTGPRPEDEDGVRAFLSGYVHRWDASERLADLGLDSLDFARMRGDFARRFGKDVPLADIARPDQRLGELHAYLSQR